The following are from one region of the Halolamina litorea genome:
- a CDS encoding topoisomerase DNA-binding C4 zinc finger domain-containing protein, with amino-acid sequence MTGPLPRVTETIRLFAGDCTVVFEGDRERTQRGYVVVVVKPDRTVLVHDAGGYQPVAWLTRADDLTTETEGDSFALTARSGEQTLRVVSEAPTGRREYPATEAGVPVGDCPDCGDALVRAGGEVTCLGCDAAYGLPAGAKVLDSACEDCGLPTMRVERGESFELCVDWRCDSLADAVADALHGRWDCPDCGEPLGVVSRGNRPFLGCEAYPDCETTFSIPAGEAVGECPCGLPVFETAAGRRCLDGTCDRYYEAPVETETGP; translated from the coding sequence ATGACGGGACCACTCCCGCGCGTGACCGAGACGATCCGACTGTTCGCGGGCGACTGTACCGTGGTGTTCGAGGGCGACCGCGAGCGGACCCAGCGGGGCTACGTGGTGGTCGTGGTGAAGCCGGACCGAACCGTGCTGGTCCACGACGCCGGGGGCTACCAACCCGTCGCGTGGCTCACCCGTGCCGACGACCTGACGACCGAGACCGAGGGCGACTCCTTCGCGCTGACGGCCCGGAGCGGCGAGCAGACCCTGCGCGTCGTCTCCGAGGCGCCGACGGGGCGCCGGGAGTACCCCGCGACCGAGGCCGGCGTGCCGGTGGGGGACTGCCCGGATTGCGGCGACGCGCTCGTGCGCGCGGGCGGTGAGGTGACCTGTCTGGGCTGCGACGCGGCCTACGGACTCCCGGCGGGGGCGAAGGTGCTCGATTCGGCCTGCGAGGACTGCGGGCTGCCGACGATGCGTGTCGAACGCGGCGAGTCCTTCGAACTCTGTGTGGACTGGCGCTGTGACTCGCTGGCCGACGCCGTCGCCGACGCGCTCCACGGCCGCTGGGACTGCCCGGACTGTGGCGAGCCGCTGGGCGTGGTCTCGCGCGGGAACCGCCCGTTCCTCGGCTGCGAGGCGTACCCCGATTGCGAGACGACGTTCTCGATTCCCGCGGGCGAAGCGGTCGGCGAGTGTCCCTGCGGGCTGCCGGTGTTCGAGACGGCGGCCGGCCGGCGCTGTCTGGACGGTACCTGCGACCGGTACTACGAGGCGCCCGTCGAAACCGAGACCGGGCCCTGA
- a CDS encoding HAD family hydrolase, translating to MDALLFDMDGVVVDSEDYWHRTEREELLPAVLDGEPPDLDDITGMPYREIYRLLDEQYETTVSEAEFVDLYDAAAASIYRERVALLDGFGEVREAAREAGVPVGLVSSSPPQWIDYVLDRFGLEFDLVLSNDEVEGPGKPEPDIYEAAAERLGVAPADCVAVEDSKNGSVAAARAGMTVVGYRVEHNAETDLSACSVVSSGAEELRVELLDRLSA from the coding sequence ATGGACGCGCTGCTGTTCGACATGGACGGGGTCGTCGTCGACTCCGAGGACTACTGGCACCGGACCGAACGCGAGGAACTGCTGCCGGCGGTGCTCGACGGCGAGCCACCCGACCTCGACGATATCACGGGGATGCCCTACCGCGAGATCTACCGGTTGCTCGACGAGCAGTACGAAACGACCGTCTCGGAGGCGGAGTTCGTCGACCTGTACGACGCGGCCGCGGCCTCGATCTACCGCGAGCGGGTGGCCCTGCTCGACGGCTTCGGGGAGGTTCGCGAAGCGGCACGCGAGGCCGGGGTGCCCGTCGGCCTCGTCTCGTCGTCGCCGCCACAGTGGATCGATTACGTGCTCGATCGGTTCGGCCTCGAGTTCGACCTCGTGCTCTCGAACGACGAGGTGGAGGGGCCGGGCAAGCCCGAACCCGACATCTACGAGGCCGCGGCCGAGCGACTGGGCGTCGCTCCCGCCGACTGCGTCGCCGTCGAGGACTCGAAGAACGGCTCGGTCGCGGCCGCGCGAGCAGGGATGACCGTCGTCGGCTACCGCGTGGAGCACAACGCGGAGACGGATCTCTCGGCGTGTTCGGTCGTCAGTTCGGGCGCCGAGGAACTGCGGGTAGAGCTGCTGGATCGGCTGTCGGCCTGA
- the msrA gene encoding peptide-methionine (S)-S-oxide reductase MsrA, translating to MTETATLGGGCFWCIEAAFEELDGVEDVTSGYAGGHTEDPSYREVCSGNTGHAEVVQVDYDPDVLSYEDVLEVFFTIHDPTQLNRQGPDVGSQYRSIVLTHDDEQQRLAEAYVEALDEEGGYDDDVVTEVEPLETFYRAEEKHQNYFEKNPADAYCTMHAQPKIEKVREKFERKAA from the coding sequence ATGACCGAAACGGCGACGCTCGGCGGTGGCTGCTTCTGGTGTATCGAGGCGGCGTTCGAGGAACTCGACGGCGTTGAGGACGTGACCTCCGGCTACGCCGGCGGGCACACCGAGGACCCCAGCTACCGCGAGGTCTGCTCGGGGAACACGGGCCACGCGGAAGTGGTGCAGGTCGACTACGACCCGGACGTGCTGAGCTACGAGGACGTACTCGAAGTCTTCTTCACCATCCACGACCCGACCCAACTGAACCGTCAGGGGCCCGACGTTGGCAGCCAGTACCGTTCGATCGTGCTGACCCACGATGACGAGCAACAGCGACTCGCCGAGGCCTACGTCGAAGCCCTCGACGAGGAGGGCGGCTACGACGACGACGTAGTCACCGAGGTCGAACCGCTGGAGACGTTCTACCGCGCCGAGGAGAAACACCAGAACTACTTCGAGAAGAACCCCGCAGATGCCTACTGCACGATGCACGCCCAGCCGAAGATCGAGAAGGTCCGCGAGAAGTTCGAGCGGAAGGCGGCCTGA
- a CDS encoding homoserine kinase: MRTVRAPATSANLGSGFDTFGVALSRPADIVSVERAERTTIEVTGAGAQFIPENPKKNTVGAVAEALDAPAHIRIDKGVRPASGLGSSAASAAGAALALNDLYDRGYSREELVPIAAEGEAVVSGAAHADNVAPALLGGFTIATGDGVHSVDTNVPLVACLPEEPISTRDAREVVPTNVTIEEMVTTVGNAATLTTGMCRSDPELVGRGMADEVVTPNRAALITGYDDAAAAATEAGAYGVTVSGSGPSVLAVCPRHRRRAVAAAMVEAFERNGENARAYRTWTGSGAEFV; encoded by the coding sequence ATGCGAACAGTCCGGGCGCCGGCGACCAGCGCGAACCTCGGTAGCGGCTTCGATACGTTCGGGGTCGCGCTCTCACGCCCGGCCGACATCGTCTCCGTCGAGCGTGCCGAGCGCACCACCATCGAAGTCACCGGGGCGGGCGCGCAGTTCATCCCCGAGAACCCGAAGAAGAACACCGTCGGTGCCGTCGCCGAGGCGCTCGACGCCCCCGCACACATCCGGATCGACAAGGGGGTCAGACCCGCCTCGGGGCTCGGCTCCTCGGCGGCCTCCGCGGCCGGCGCCGCCCTCGCGCTCAACGACCTCTACGACCGCGGCTACTCCCGCGAGGAACTGGTCCCGATCGCCGCCGAGGGCGAGGCGGTCGTCTCCGGCGCCGCCCACGCCGACAACGTCGCCCCCGCACTCCTCGGAGGGTTCACTATCGCCACCGGCGACGGCGTCCACTCGGTCGACACCAACGTCCCGCTCGTGGCCTGCCTCCCCGAGGAGCCCATCTCGACCCGCGACGCCCGCGAGGTCGTCCCCACGAACGTCACCATCGAGGAGATGGTGACCACGGTCGGCAACGCCGCGACGCTCACAACGGGGATGTGCCGGTCGGATCCGGAGCTGGTCGGGAGGGGAATGGCCGACGAGGTGGTTACGCCCAACCGCGCGGCGCTCATCACCGGCTACGACGACGCCGCCGCGGCCGCGACCGAGGCCGGCGCCTACGGCGTCACCGTCAGCGGTTCGGGGCCGAGCGTGCTCGCCGTCTGTCCGCGCCACCGCCGCCGCGCCGTCGCCGCGGCGATGGTCGAGGCGTTCGAGCGAAACGGCGAGAACGCCCGCGCCTACCGGACCTGGACCGGGAGCGGCGCGGAGTTCGTCTGA
- the pyrF gene encoding orotidine-5'-phosphate decarboxylase produces MSFFDDLAARIDAADSVVSVGLDADPDRLPAFLDDHDMPRWAFNRRIIDATHEHAACYKPNAAFYEDADGWRSLRETVAYAHGKGVPVLLDAKRGDIGNTARQYAEVLDEVDAITVNPYMGGDSLQPFLSEADAGVFVLCRTSNPGGADLQDLELASGEPLYERVAALADTWNEHGNVGLVVGATAPDELATIRETVPDIPFLVPGVGAQGGDAEAAVEYGLAEREGASVDVGLVNSSRGIIFAGEDVGRNTVSGAAGGRDPDEEAYFAAAGDAAARLKKRLNKHR; encoded by the coding sequence ATGTCCTTCTTCGACGACCTCGCCGCCCGCATCGACGCCGCCGACAGCGTCGTCTCGGTGGGGCTGGACGCCGACCCGGACCGACTGCCCGCGTTCCTCGACGACCACGACATGCCGCGCTGGGCGTTCAACCGCCGGATCATCGACGCCACCCACGAACACGCCGCCTGCTACAAACCCAACGCCGCGTTCTACGAGGACGCCGACGGCTGGCGTTCGCTGCGCGAGACGGTCGCCTACGCCCACGGGAAGGGTGTCCCCGTCCTGCTCGACGCGAAACGGGGCGACATCGGCAACACCGCGCGCCAGTACGCCGAGGTGCTCGACGAGGTCGACGCGATCACGGTCAACCCCTACATGGGCGGGGACTCCCTCCAGCCGTTCCTCTCGGAGGCCGACGCGGGGGTGTTCGTCCTCTGTCGCACCTCAAACCCCGGCGGCGCCGACCTGCAGGACCTCGAACTGGCCTCGGGCGAACCCCTCTACGAGCGGGTCGCCGCGCTCGCGGACACGTGGAACGAACACGGCAACGTCGGCCTCGTCGTCGGCGCCACCGCGCCCGACGAACTGGCGACGATCCGCGAGACGGTGCCCGATATCCCGTTCCTCGTCCCGGGCGTCGGCGCACAGGGTGGCGACGCCGAGGCGGCGGTGGAGTACGGCCTCGCCGAGCGAGAGGGTGCGAGCGTCGACGTCGGCCTCGTCAACTCCTCGCGCGGGATCATCTTCGCCGGCGAGGACGTGGGACGGAACACGGTCTCGGGCGCCGCGGGGGGCCGGGACCCCGACGAGGAGGCGTACTTCGCGGCGGCAGGCGACGCCGCCGCACGGCTCAAGAAGCGGCTGAACAAGCACCGCTGA
- a CDS encoding preprotein translocase subunit TatA codes for MLLQIPGGVELLVIMLVLALLVGVPVVIAGLFLIVRYAGNGDDSDEVAELKGRIEELEAKVAAGSDAAHNEVTVEDERVGEGGGDDGR; via the coding sequence ATGCTCCTCCAGATCCCCGGCGGGGTGGAACTGCTCGTCATCATGCTCGTACTGGCCCTGCTCGTGGGCGTTCCGGTCGTGATCGCGGGGCTGTTCCTGATCGTCCGGTACGCCGGCAACGGCGACGACAGCGACGAAGTGGCCGAACTCAAAGGCCGAATCGAGGAACTCGAAGCGAAGGTCGCCGCCGGCAGCGACGCGGCCCACAACGAGGTGACCGTCGAAGACGAGCGTGTCGGTGAGGGCGGCGGCGACGACGGGCGATGA
- a CDS encoding lysylphosphatidylglycerol synthase transmembrane domain-containing protein, with amino-acid sequence MSRTRRRSIVLGVLAALLALALFGWIVGYERLVATVASLDPLPFSLGFLAAAAAMGCRYLALSALLDVRPRFAAALAYLRGFYGQQLLPVGNLAGPVLIAYSMETVTGISTERGLPATVITQAATFLGSTTVALAGSLLLLAGGHRALLPVAGVLAAVSALWLGLLIALIAGVDLDPIAHGIGTALRRTLGRFSERVASRADPETIDNTLAEFDDARRLIRDDPARVVLAFAWVLVSWVLFSLPAVTTGIALGVPVPLTVALVAVPVSDLLNFIPVPGGVGGVEAAMAGLFVAVGGVNGAAAVVIAFCVRLCTYWFVLLLGGTATTLAAARRS; translated from the coding sequence GTGAGTCGCACGCGCCGCCGGTCCATCGTCCTCGGGGTGCTCGCCGCGCTGCTGGCGCTGGCGCTGTTCGGCTGGATCGTCGGCTACGAGCGCCTCGTCGCCACCGTGGCGTCGCTCGACCCGCTGCCGTTCTCGCTCGGCTTCCTCGCCGCCGCGGCGGCCATGGGCTGTCGGTACCTCGCGCTCTCGGCGCTGCTCGACGTGCGGCCGCGGTTCGCCGCCGCGCTGGCGTACCTCCGCGGGTTCTACGGCCAACAGCTCCTCCCGGTGGGGAACCTCGCCGGCCCGGTGTTGATCGCCTACTCGATGGAGACAGTGACTGGCATCTCCACCGAGCGGGGGCTTCCCGCGACCGTCATCACGCAGGCCGCGACGTTCCTCGGCTCGACGACGGTCGCGCTCGCCGGGTCGCTCCTCCTCCTCGCCGGCGGCCATCGCGCGCTGTTGCCGGTCGCGGGCGTCCTCGCGGCGGTGTCGGCCCTCTGGCTGGGGCTGCTGATCGCCCTGATCGCGGGCGTCGACCTCGACCCGATCGCTCACGGCATCGGGACGGCGTTGCGGCGCACGCTCGGTCGGTTCTCCGAGCGGGTCGCCAGCCGGGCTGACCCCGAAACGATAGACAACACGCTCGCGGAGTTCGACGACGCCCGGCGGCTGATCCGCGACGACCCCGCGCGGGTGGTGCTCGCGTTCGCGTGGGTGCTGGTCAGCTGGGTGCTGTTCTCCCTGCCCGCGGTCACGACCGGAATCGCGCTGGGTGTGCCGGTCCCGCTGACGGTCGCGCTCGTCGCCGTGCCCGTGAGTGACCTGCTGAACTTCATCCCGGTCCCGGGCGGCGTCGGCGGCGTCGAGGCGGCGATGGCCGGGCTGTTCGTCGCCGTCGGCGGCGTCAACGGCGCCGCAGCCGTGGTGATCGCGTTCTGTGTCCGGCTCTGTACGTACTGGTTCGTGCTGCTACTGGGCGGCACCGCGACGACGCTCGCCGCGGCGCGGCGGTCCTGA
- a CDS encoding SHOCT domain-containing protein — protein sequence MYELVHRIAPASVRTRAVLAALLSAVAVLGAFGTAMAGSPAAAIIAVLVTVGAAALAVTLGYGVVNQAEAAPDEANPTWQPSTPEREADADPIETLQQRYAEGEISDEEFEARMDRLLDSGAQSSRPAESKREPAFER from the coding sequence GTGTACGAACTGGTCCACCGCATCGCCCCCGCAAGCGTACGAACCCGTGCAGTTCTCGCAGCCCTCCTGTCGGCCGTCGCCGTGCTCGGCGCGTTCGGAACCGCGATGGCCGGGTCGCCCGCCGCCGCGATTATCGCGGTGCTCGTGACCGTGGGAGCGGCGGCGCTGGCGGTCACCCTCGGCTACGGTGTCGTGAACCAAGCCGAGGCCGCCCCCGACGAAGCGAACCCCACGTGGCAACCGTCGACGCCCGAACGCGAAGCTGACGCCGACCCGATCGAGACGCTGCAGCAGCGCTACGCGGAGGGAGAGATCAGCGACGAGGAGTTCGAAGCACGGATGGATCGGCTACTCGACAGCGGTGCGCAGTCGTCCCGCCCGGCGGAGTCGAAGCGGGAGCCCGCCTTCGAGCGTTAG
- a CDS encoding amidohydrolase, producing the protein MTEAADTVFLDGEIHTLTDPDETHEAVAVRDGEIVRLGESYDVEFLVGTETDVVDLDGRVLLPGFIDAHTHLTNVGKYLVHADLSAADDLDEAVSLLREREQETADPDDSEWVLGYGYDESTWPEDRYLDREDLDAVSEERPVVALREDLHVASVNSVVIERYVEEMAAENVHTEGNEPTGVLVEDAVNVVREVVAPSAEETGRLVAAAQARANELGVTGVHDMVRGSKAPEVYRDMDLAEELSLRVRINYWSDHLDALIETGLRTNHGSGMVRTGAIKSFTDGSFGGRTAKLSEPYHDDTDEYGSWVVDPEELNEIVQKADDAGFQMTVHAIGDEAIDETLDAFEQTEDPGGMRHRVEHVELASEEAIERFGELGVVASVQPNFLKWAKEGGLYESRLGARRAETNRYALLAGAGAPVAFGSDCMPLDPLLGIHHAVNTDVDAQRLAVTEALRAYTLGAAYAGFDEGRLGTVETGKLADFTVLEDSPWENEGEIEDIDVAMTVVDGEVVYDGR; encoded by the coding sequence ATGACCGAGGCCGCCGATACCGTCTTCCTCGACGGCGAGATCCACACCCTGACCGATCCCGACGAGACCCACGAGGCCGTCGCCGTCCGGGACGGCGAGATCGTCCGACTGGGCGAGAGCTACGACGTGGAGTTCCTCGTCGGGACCGAGACCGACGTGGTCGACCTCGACGGCCGCGTCCTCCTGCCGGGGTTCATCGACGCCCACACGCACCTCACCAACGTCGGGAAGTACCTCGTCCACGCCGACCTCTCGGCGGCCGACGACCTCGACGAGGCCGTCTCGCTGCTGCGCGAGCGCGAACAGGAGACCGCCGACCCCGACGACTCCGAGTGGGTGCTCGGCTACGGCTACGACGAGAGCACGTGGCCCGAGGACCGCTACCTCGACCGCGAGGACTTAGACGCGGTCTCGGAGGAGCGGCCCGTCGTCGCGCTCCGGGAGGACCTCCACGTTGCCTCCGTCAACAGCGTCGTCATCGAGCGCTACGTCGAGGAGATGGCCGCGGAGAACGTCCACACTGAGGGGAACGAACCGACCGGCGTGCTCGTCGAGGACGCCGTCAACGTCGTCCGCGAGGTCGTCGCGCCCAGCGCCGAGGAGACGGGGCGCCTCGTCGCCGCCGCGCAGGCCCGCGCGAACGAACTCGGGGTCACCGGCGTCCACGACATGGTTCGGGGCTCGAAGGCGCCGGAGGTCTACCGCGACATGGACCTCGCCGAGGAGCTCTCCCTGCGCGTGCGGATCAACTACTGGTCGGACCACCTCGACGCACTGATCGAGACCGGCCTGCGGACGAACCACGGCTCGGGGATGGTCCGGACGGGCGCGATCAAGTCCTTCACCGACGGCAGTTTCGGCGGCCGCACGGCGAAGCTCTCGGAGCCGTACCACGACGACACCGACGAGTACGGGAGTTGGGTCGTCGATCCCGAGGAACTGAACGAGATCGTGCAGAAGGCCGACGACGCGGGGTTCCAGATGACCGTCCACGCCATCGGCGACGAGGCCATCGACGAGACGCTGGACGCCTTCGAGCAGACGGAGGACCCGGGCGGGATGCGCCACCGCGTCGAACACGTCGAACTCGCCTCCGAGGAAGCCATCGAGCGCTTCGGCGAGCTGGGCGTCGTCGCCTCGGTCCAGCCGAACTTCCTCAAGTGGGCGAAAGAGGGCGGGCTCTACGAGTCCCGACTCGGCGCGCGCCGGGCGGAGACGAACCGCTACGCGCTCCTCGCCGGCGCCGGCGCGCCCGTCGCCTTTGGCTCGGACTGCATGCCGCTGGACCCGCTGCTCGGGATCCACCACGCCGTGAACACCGATGTCGACGCCCAGCGGCTCGCCGTCACCGAGGCGCTGCGGGCCTACACACTCGGCGCGGCCTACGCCGGCTTCGACGAGGGGCGGCTGGGGACCGTCGAGACGGGCAAGCTCGCGGACTTCACGGTGCTCGAAGACTCGCCGTGGGAGAACGAGGGGGAGATCGAGGACATCGACGTGGCGATGACCGTCGTCGACGGCGAGGTCGTCTACGACGGGCGCTAA
- the hmgA gene encoding hydroxymethylglutaryl-CoA reductase (NADPH) has product MTDRVDADAAESLAERVESGDLRLYELEEHADADTAAAARRLVVTNHSGADLDTTGEYAFPAEQAAGSNIENMIGAAQIPMGVAGPVSIDGGAFSGETYLPLATTEGALLASVNRGLSVIDASGGATARVTKKGMTRAPVFRTSGIAESQALAEWTRDNTDLLREAAESTTMHGKLLDVTPYVVGDNVFLRFRYDTADAMGMNMVTIATGEACDVVEEETDASLVALSGNMCTDKKPAAINAVEGRGRSVTAEATLPREFVEETLKTTPEAIAEVNTRKNLIGSAKAGSLGFNAQVANVVAAMYLATGQDAAQVVEGSNGIVSVEAREDGLYAAVSLASIEVGTVGGGTKLPTQAEGLDVLGIRGGGDPAGSNADALAECVATGALAGELSLLSALASRNLSSAHAELGR; this is encoded by the coding sequence ATGACTGACCGCGTCGACGCCGACGCCGCCGAATCGCTCGCAGAGCGGGTCGAGAGCGGCGACCTGCGGCTGTACGAACTCGAAGAGCACGCCGACGCCGACACCGCCGCCGCGGCCCGGCGGCTGGTCGTGACGAACCACTCCGGCGCCGACCTCGACACGACCGGCGAGTACGCCTTCCCGGCCGAGCAGGCCGCGGGAAGCAACATCGAGAACATGATCGGCGCGGCCCAGATCCCGATGGGCGTCGCCGGCCCCGTCAGCATCGACGGCGGCGCCTTCTCCGGCGAGACGTACCTCCCGCTGGCGACCACCGAGGGCGCGCTGCTGGCCTCCGTCAACCGCGGGCTCTCCGTCATCGACGCCTCCGGGGGCGCGACCGCTCGGGTGACAAAAAAGGGGATGACCCGCGCGCCGGTCTTCCGGACGAGCGGGATCGCCGAGTCCCAAGCGCTCGCCGAGTGGACCCGTGACAACACGGACCTGCTGCGCGAGGCCGCCGAGTCGACGACCATGCACGGGAAACTGCTCGACGTGACCCCCTACGTCGTCGGCGACAACGTCTTCCTGCGGTTCCGCTACGACACCGCCGACGCGATGGGGATGAACATGGTCACCATCGCCACCGGCGAGGCCTGCGACGTGGTCGAAGAAGAGACCGACGCCTCGCTGGTCGCGCTCTCGGGGAACATGTGTACGGACAAGAAGCCCGCCGCCATCAACGCCGTCGAGGGGCGCGGGCGCAGCGTCACTGCCGAGGCGACGCTCCCACGGGAGTTCGTCGAGGAGACGCTCAAGACCACCCCCGAGGCCATTGCCGAGGTCAACACGCGGAAGAACCTGATCGGCAGCGCGAAGGCCGGCAGTCTGGGGTTCAACGCACAGGTCGCCAACGTCGTCGCCGCGATGTATCTCGCCACCGGGCAGGACGCCGCGCAGGTCGTCGAGGGGAGCAACGGCATCGTCTCCGTCGAGGCGCGGGAGGACGGCCTCTACGCCGCAGTCTCGCTGGCCTCGATCGAGGTCGGCACCGTCGGCGGCGGGACGAAGCTCCCGACGCAGGCCGAGGGGCTGGACGTGCTGGGCATCCGCGGCGGCGGCGACCCCGCGGGTTCGAACGCCGACGCGCTCGCGGAGTGTGTGGCCACCGGTGCGCTCGCGGGCGAACTCTCGCTGCTGTCGGCACTCGCCTCGCGCAATCTGTCCAGCGCGCACGCCGAACTGGGTCGCTAA
- a CDS encoding DUF5817 domain-containing protein, with protein sequence MYAVVGCTECGTYWLLTDPRESDSATCPKCGRRHQTKKLKRFYETEDREAARQTRAALLAKKHGDSEAFADVAHVSELEAKVEESGLSETEYLEASGIDADEVQAAGDTSRSSSRSRDEKVRDAVREGGTEAEILSRAVDDGVPRGAAEKLLEKLRRQGEVIQSGGELRLV encoded by the coding sequence ATGTACGCGGTCGTCGGCTGCACCGAGTGTGGCACCTACTGGCTGCTCACGGACCCGCGGGAGAGCGACTCCGCCACCTGTCCGAAGTGCGGCCGCCGCCACCAGACGAAGAAGCTCAAGCGCTTCTACGAGACCGAGGACCGCGAGGCCGCCCGGCAGACACGCGCGGCCCTCCTGGCGAAGAAACACGGCGACAGCGAAGCGTTCGCCGACGTGGCCCACGTCTCCGAACTGGAGGCGAAGGTCGAGGAGAGCGGCCTGTCCGAGACGGAGTACCTCGAAGCGTCGGGCATCGACGCCGACGAGGTGCAGGCGGCGGGCGACACCAGCCGCTCGTCGTCCAGAAGCCGCGACGAGAAGGTCCGCGACGCGGTCCGGGAGGGCGGCACCGAGGCCGAAATCCTCTCGCGGGCCGTCGACGACGGGGTCCCGCGCGGCGCCGCCGAAAAGCTTCTCGAGAAACTGCGACGGCAGGGGGAAGTGATCCAGTCGGGCGGGGAACTGCGGCTGGTCTGA
- a CDS encoding NAD-dependent epimerase/dehydratase family protein yields the protein MRVLVTGSEGRVASGIKEHLDTEDSEYEFVYLDREDAPDVDHVGDVADYEAIRPAFDGVDAVVHLAANPTTEASWESVQQSNLAGTRNVLEAADDAEVERVLFASSIHAAGMWEEEGKPDVYDLDDDTNVTVDDDERPDSYYGVSKAYGEDMGRFYVETREYPKRFYAARIASVRGGLYDNPYGDAEKGVENGDWERGSEAYTEQVKRLKGTWLSLRDWAQLVDLCLTDEDTEFGIFFATSDNPRSWFDLEHTKDLLGYEPEDSGSDWQSPPQELLE from the coding sequence ATGCGCGTGCTGGTCACCGGCTCGGAAGGTCGCGTCGCCTCGGGAATCAAGGAGCACCTCGACACCGAGGACTCGGAGTACGAGTTCGTCTACCTCGACCGCGAGGACGCCCCGGACGTGGACCACGTCGGCGACGTGGCCGACTACGAGGCCATCCGCCCGGCGTTCGACGGCGTCGACGCGGTGGTCCACCTCGCGGCCAACCCCACCACCGAGGCGTCGTGGGAGTCGGTCCAGCAGAGCAACCTCGCGGGCACCCGGAACGTCCTCGAAGCCGCCGACGACGCCGAGGTCGAGCGAGTCCTCTTTGCGTCCTCAATTCACGCCGCCGGGATGTGGGAGGAGGAGGGCAAGCCCGACGTGTACGACCTGGACGACGACACCAACGTCACCGTCGACGACGACGAGCGTCCCGACTCCTACTACGGCGTCTCGAAAGCCTACGGTGAGGACATGGGTCGGTTCTACGTCGAGACCCGGGAGTACCCCAAGCGCTTCTACGCGGCCCGGATCGCCAGCGTCCGCGGCGGCCTCTACGACAACCCCTACGGCGACGCCGAGAAGGGCGTCGAGAACGGCGACTGGGAGCGCGGCAGCGAGGCCTACACCGAGCAGGTCAAGCGCCTCAAGGGGACGTGGCTCTCCCTGCGGGACTGGGCGCAGTTGGTCGACCTCTGCCTGACCGACGAGGACACCGAGTTCGGCATCTTCTTCGCCACGAGCGACAACCCTCGAAGCTGGTTCGACCTGGAACACACCAAGGACCTGCTGGGGTACGAGCCGGAAGACAGCGGGAGCGACTGGCAGTCCCCGCCCCAGGAGCTGCTGGAGTAA
- a CDS encoding cupin domain-containing protein yields the protein MDHYEPNDDDFVEAVDDVHLTVGTSGEETSVQHFRIEPGAAVPSHSHHHEQAGLITQGELTFVLDDGEEVTVAAGESYTLLGDEVHAAENRGDEVVEGIDVFAPPRTNPDWAE from the coding sequence ATGGATCACTACGAACCCAACGACGACGACTTCGTCGAGGCCGTCGACGACGTGCACCTGACCGTCGGCACCAGCGGCGAGGAGACCAGCGTCCAGCACTTCCGCATCGAACCCGGTGCGGCGGTCCCCTCCCACAGCCACCACCACGAACAGGCCGGCCTGATCACGCAGGGCGAACTCACGTTCGTCCTCGACGACGGCGAGGAGGTCACCGTCGCCGCCGGCGAGTCCTACACGCTGCTGGGCGATGAGGTCCACGCCGCCGAGAACCGCGGCGACGAGGTCGTCGAGGGGATCGACGTGTTCGCGCCGCCGCGGACGAACCCCGACTGGGCGGAGTAA